AGTTAAAGGATTCAGAAACAGGAATTCGTCAAGTTGAAATAATAGACATTGTAAAAAATCTTGAGGAATATCCAAAAATAAAAAATATACTTGATTTAGGATGTGGAGCTGGACTTTTAGGTTTGGCAGTTGTAGCATCAAGAGAAGACATTACAGCTACATTATTTGACATGCCGCCGATGGCTAGTTTAATAGAGGAATGCATATCTGAAAATAATCTTGAAGACAGAGCTGAAATAAAACTTGGAGACTATAAAACAGATGATATAGGTTCTAATTATGATTTAATATTTGCAATTAATACATTAAGCCTTGCTAAAAGCGACATGGAATCAATTATCAAAAAAATTCATGATAGCTTAAATGATGGTGGAGTATTTATTGCAATTTCAGATGAAGTAGAAAGTGATTTTTCAAAACCTAAAGAAATAATTGTATCCTGGCTTCCATATGTCCTTAATGGAATGAATTATTATTTGATAAAGGATCACGTCAGGAATATTGCATTAGATGTTGGGTTTGAAGAGATTAAAGTTGAAGAAAGATTTTTGTCTTCAGGACCTATGAGAATAAATATATTTAAAAAATAATGCAAAATATCATTAGACTAAATTGAAATCCCCCCTTCAATTGTAAATACTAATTTCATTGTTTAAGGATTTTCAACTTAGTTGGTTAGTTTCACGAGTTTTTGAAATTATTTGTACTTCTTGCTAACTCATTATTCAGTAGCAAGTTAATAGGTATTTTTGGGTTTTTCAATTTCAATTATTTCGTTGCTGGTTCTATATAAACAAGTAGGAATTATAAAATTAAACCTTGCAGAAACCATGTTAAAATTTAGAGGAGTATCCGAATTTTTAGTTTGTTTTATTTATATAATCATTTATTTAAATATTGTTTAAATTGTTCAATGAATTCATTTGTTGATTTTTGTATAAAATAGTTTTTTTTAATTCTTGCATTTTCGTAAATATGAACTTTTCTTTTTCATCAATCTTGTTTATTTTACCTCATATTAAAATACAACTTCAATATAAAATAATATTAACAATAAATTGATGTGAATATAATGAGTGAATATTTTAAATTTGAAAATAATAAAAGAGATTTTCCTTACTATAAGCATAATCCAGAACTTTCAAAAACAGCTTGGTTTGTATTATTATTAATGGTTCCTGTTTCATTTTTAGTTTATACTCTGCTCAGCGAAAAATCGGAAATTATTGGAAGTTTAGCATTTTGTTTAGTTTTATTAATACCTTTAATGTATTATTCCAAATGGGATTTTTCTTTAATGTTTTATAAGCCAACAAAAAGTGAAATTAAACTTGCTTTTCTCCTTTTTATTGGTTATTTAATTTATGCAACAGTTGTTGGAGAAATTTTAGAAGTTTTAATCCATACCCCCTCAGTTGTTGGTGGGGATTCTGCTGTTGTAAACTTAGAAACATTTAGTTCATTAATCTTCTCAATGATGGCTGAAGAATTAGTTAAATTTATCCCATTCATGTTTTTTATGAGATTTATCTTCAAATATAGTCATAATCGTAAATTATCCGTAATCATATCTATGATTATTGTTTTAATATTTTTTGGATTGCTACATTATGATCCTGCTACAACATCATTGATTTCTATATTATTAATTCAGGGGCTGGGTTCTATATTTGAGTTATACGGTTATATTAAAACTAAAAACATATTAGTTTCATATTTAAGTCATCTTTTAACTGATGGGGTGATTTTTTTATTAATATTGATAGGAGTTTAAAAGATTATTTAAATATATTGTTGTGATGAGAGTTAAGATTATAAACTCAAGTTATCAAATATTACAATAAAGTTTATATTTTGGTGATATGATGAGTTGTTATAAATATTGGGGCAAACTTGAAGAAATTGCTGATAAATTATCATCATGGTGATTTAGATAAATATGGTGATTCTGCATTAGACAATGTGGATATTAATGATATTATTGAAATTTTAGATGATGTTGAAATCATTGCTCATGACAGAACAATAGATTTTGATTCTGCAAAGCACATTCTTGATGATGAAAAGATGAATAAAGCTTTAAAATTAATTAGAAAATTTTATGTTTATATTGGTGCAAGACTTGAAACAGAAAATGCATTGGAAATTTTAAAATCTGAAAATGTTGATGAGACTTTAGATTCATTTCAATTCTATGATCGTTATGTTGGACTATTAAATAATGAAAGTCAATTAGCTAAATTTAATGAAAATAAAACATTTGTATTTTTAGGGTCTGGTCCTCTTCCAATAACTTTAATCATGTTTAATAAATTATTTGGATGCAAATGTATCGGAATTGAACAGCAAGAAAATGTTGCCGAACTTTCAAGAAAAGTTTTAAAGAAATTAGGACTTGAAAATGAAATTGAAATTGTAGTTGGGGATGAAACTGTCATCAAATCATTAGAATATGATATTTTAATGGTTGCCGCTTTAGCTGAACCAAAAGAAAGAGTATTTTCAAATATCTGGCAATATGTCGATGAAGGAACTCCTGTTATTTATAGAACTTATACTGGAATGAGAGCGATTTTATATTCTCCGGTTTTAGATAAGGATACAAGAGGATTCCATAAAGAAGTAATGATACTTCCAACAGGCAATACAAATAACACTTCTGTTTTAATTAGAAAAATTCTTTAGTAGTTCTGTCCAATGACTGATTTTTTAAAATTTGTGATGGTTTATTTAATGTTCGAAGTGCTTACACTTAAAATAGTACACTTCGAAAATATATTTTCCATAAATTGGTATTCTTTTAATGATATTTTGATGGAAAAGTCAGTTAATTATTAATGGTTTTTACGTAAATGTATTGTTTTTACTTGTGTTGATCTTAATTTAAATAAGTGTTGCATTTATTTTTCATGTATTTTCATATGTTACATGCATGGTCACCTAAACCAATGGTGTGTTTTCCATTATTATTTTGCTTTTAAAACATTCCAAAAATCAAGAACCTAATCCTAATCCTCCATATTAATTAAACCTGTTTTCAGAAGGATTAATTTTTCTTGTTTTTTTTATTTTGTTGAAATATCTGTGGATTTTGTACAAAATACTATTTTTATGGTCGTTTTCTAGATACATAAGATTTAATTGTGAAATTGAATACAATTTCATTTATATTGATGATTAAATAGTTTAATAAATATTAAGTATAATAAGTATTATATTATAATAAAACATTTATATATAAAGGAGATAAATTATGAAAACAAAATATGATGTAATTATCATTGGATTTGGGAAAGCTGGAAAGACACTTGCAGCGAAACTTAAAAAAGATGGTAAAAATGTTGCATTAATTGAAAAAGACGCAAATATGTATGGTGGAACTTGTATCAATGTAGGTTGTATTCCTTCAAAACGACTAATAACTGATGCTTCAAATTCCCCAAAAGGGGAGTTCTCTGTGAAAGCGGAATATTACAGAAATGCAATTGAAGAGAAAAAAAAGTTGACGGCAGCACTTCGTAAAGCTAATTATGAAAAATTAGTTCAGGCTGGCGTAGATATTGTAGACGGAATGGCATCTTTTAAAAATGAAAATCAAATTAGTGTTCAAACTAATGATGACATAATAAATATTGAAGGAGAACAATTTGTCATAAATACAGGATCTGTTCCGGTTATTCCTAAAATAGACGGAGTAACCGAAAGCAAAAATGTATATGTTGCTGAAACAATCATGAATTTGGAAGAGTTACCACATTCACTTACAATTGTTGGTGGGGGATATATTGGACTCGAGTTTGCTTCCATGTATGTTAATTTTGGAAGCAAAGTAACAATCATCCAACGTGGAAACATATTTCTTCCGAAAGAAGATGAAGATATTTCTGCATCCATTCGTGAAGTACTAGAAGAAAATGGAATACAAATTATCACAGGAGCAAAGACAACAGAAATTCAGGACGGAACACTTTATTATGAAGCCAATGGAGAATCTCATGTTTTGAAAGGCGATGCAATCCTACTAGCAACTGGACGCAGACCAAATACCGATGGACTGGGCTGTGAAAATGCAGGAATTGCTCTTACTGATAAGGGTGCTGTTGAGACAGATGAACATTTAAGAACTAATGTAAAAAATATCTGGGCTACAGGAGATGTCTGTGGAAACCTTCAATTTACATATATTTCACTGGACGATAGTCGGATCGTTTTGGATGACATGGAGGGGAATGGTAAACGCACGACGGAAAATAGAGGTGCATTTTCTTATTCTGTATTTATTGACCCTCCGTTTTCACGTGTAGGGATGAGTGAAAAAGAAGCAAAAAATGCACAAA
This window of the Methanobrevibacter sp. V74 genome carries:
- a CDS encoding FAD-dependent oxidoreductase, with the translated sequence MKTKYDVIIIGFGKAGKTLAAKLKKDGKNVALIEKDANMYGGTCINVGCIPSKRLITDASNSPKGEFSVKAEYYRNAIEEKKKLTAALRKANYEKLVQAGVDIVDGMASFKNENQISVQTNDDIINIEGEQFVINTGSVPVIPKIDGVTESKNVYVAETIMNLEELPHSLTIVGGGYIGLEFASMYVNFGSKVTIIQRGNIFLPKEDEDISASIREVLEENGIQIITGAKTTEIQDGTLYYEANGESHVLKGDAILLATGRRPNTDGLGCENAGIALTDKGAVETDEHLRTNVKNIWATGDVCGNLQFTYISLDDSRIVLDDMEGNGKRTTENRGAFSYSVFIDPPFSRVGMSEKEAKNAQIEYSVGNLPVNSIPKAKVLRKTEGMLKAIISQDGTILGVELFCVDSPEIINLIKLAMDYQLKAEVIGDFIFTHPTISESLNDLFSI
- a CDS encoding class I SAM-dependent methyltransferase — protein: MDENIKKLVKYSYLNMYSHVLIAALDLNLFSNLKDFKTSSQIAKMMDLHEDNTKYFLNALYSMDFITKNDDKYKNTNATSKYLIEDSPYYMGNLIKIFSKLNDFSNVDIQNLVKNGPDENFQSGDDVSFEEFYNELKDSETGIRQVEIIDIVKNLEEYPKIKNILDLGCGAGLLGLAVVASREDITATLFDMPPMASLIEECISENNLEDRAEIKLGDYKTDDIGSNYDLIFAINTLSLAKSDMESIIKKIHDSLNDGGVFIAISDEVESDFSKPKEIIVSWLPYVLNGMNYYLIKDHVRNIALDVGFEEIKVEERFLSSGPMRINIFKK